A single region of the Montipora capricornis isolate CH-2021 chromosome 13, ASM3666992v2, whole genome shotgun sequence genome encodes:
- the LOC138028632 gene encoding conserved oligomeric Golgi complex subunit 8-like — protein sequence MDSGEQDDGLLKALFKESFQETWKDNPDFALYLAELSASSLEKLSREPDRLAEEKAQILEQTEHLAFHNYKTFIKTAECSKEIFHDFVSVEEHVESLLDKLPRFSETCSNFMKVAQDINSSRHLNSLTLSRHTQLLEVLEISQLMDSCVRNGYYEEALELSSHVQRLEKKLSNIPIIQNIVDVVKSSTQLMLSQLLQQLRSAIQLPACLRVIGYLRRLDMFSESELRIKFLQARDAWLQSVLASIPSDDPYYHVTKTIETSRVHLFDIVTQYRAIFSDDDPILSMENEDSPMYGNLFHCWIVQKVQQFLKTLEYDLQRGVGSRLDSLLGQCMYFGLSFSRVGADFRGLLPPLFHNAAMQAFRTAVGDAVNRFNEAMRSYSPNPAPSTVTTTVLSAISTKPESTEANIHPPVSLLEHPPLTSFTNGVLTAFNDLRHCAPWSLVSSVAEELQSAFSSIIQTTLTFHRAEAAVLNEAERATFANFCGALGRELIPYMNRCLEAIFPTAALNNLRGSSSGIASLRLDIKSLQTLLEPLMSKDTSQEEEKPRHGKEAEPRFSVAPLATKPLKESDAASGQEKDRENSESQLTVAPFFTMPLNDNDVDDREEKVLGKSLLGEQVSAEQESRLHGEDVLSGTEMQELDLT from the exons GTCGGGAACCAGATCGACTTGCAGAAGAGAAGGCTCAAATTTTGGAACAAACTGAACACTTGGCTTTTCACAACTACAAGACATTCATCAAAACAGCAGAATGCTCTAAAGAAATATTTCATGAT TTTGTTTCTGTGGAAGAACATGTTGAGTCACTTCTTGACAAGTTACCAAGATTTTCTGAAACATGTAGCAATTTCATGAAGGTGGCACAAGACATTAATAGCAG CCGCCATTTAAATTCCTTGACCTTGTCACGTCACACACAGTTACTGGAAGTACTGGAAATCTCACAG CTTATGGATTCCTGTGTACGCAATGGCTACTACGAAGAGGCACTAGAGCTTTCATCGCACGTGCAACGATTGGAAAAGAAGCTTTCTAACATCCCCATCATTCAGAACATTGTCGACGTCGTAAAGTCTTCGACTCAACTGATGCTGTCACAATTGTTACAACAGCTCCGCTCTGCGATTCAGCTGCCGGCTTGTCTGCGTGTGATTGGATATCTTAGGCGACTGGATATGTTTTCTGAATCAGAGCTTAGGATAAAG TTCCTTCAAGCCCGTGATGCCTGGCTGCAGAGCGTTCTTGCTTCGATTCCATCAGACGACCCCTATTATCACGTCACCAAGACTATCGAGACCAGCCGTGTGCACCTCTTTGACATTGTCACTCAATATAGGGCAATATTCTCCGATGATGATCCAATATTGTCCATGGAAAACGAAGACAGTCCAATGTATGGAAATCTGTTCCACTGTTGGATTGTGCAGAAG GTTCAGCAGTTTTTAAAGACCTTAGAATATGACTTGCAGCGTGGTGTCGGTAGTCGCCTGGACTCCCTGCTGGGTCAGTGTATGTATTTCGGATTGTCATTCAGCCGCGTTGGAGCCGACTTTAGAGGCTTGCTTCCTCCTCTTTTCCATAATGCCGCAATGCAAGCATTCAGAACAGCGGTGGGTGACGCAGTCAACAG ATTTAATGAAGCAATGAGGTCTTATTCACCCAATCCCGCTCCGTCCACCGTTACAACTACGGTCCTGTCTGCGATTTCAACAAAG cccgAAAGTACGGAAGCAAATATCCATCCTCCAGTTTCGTTGCTAGAGCATCCTCCCTTGACAAGCTTCACCAACGGCGTGTTGACAGCATTCAATGACTTAAGACACTGCGCTCCATGGTCTCTTGTATCATCAGTTGCCGAGGAACTCCAATCTGCATTCAGTTCAATTATTCAAACCACGTTAACCTTTCACAG AGCAGAAGCGGCGGTTCTTAATGAAGCAGAAAGGGCTACGTTTGCTAATTTCTGTGGCGCACTTGGTAGAGAGCTTATTCCTTATATGAATCGTTGCTTGGAAGCGATATTTCCGACTGCTGCGTTAAACAACTTGCGGGGAAGTAGTTCTGGAATCGCATCGTTGAGACTCGACATTAAAAGCTTGCAAACACTTTTGGAACCCCTTATGTCGAAGGATACCTCTCAGGAAGAGGAGAAGCCTCGTCATGGAAAAGAGGCCGAACCGCGCTTTTCTGTGGCACCGCTGGCCACAAAGCCTCTGAAGGAAAGCGACGCGGCCAGCGGGCAAGAAAAAGACCGGGAAAATTCCGAATCGCAGCTGACTGTGGCACCGTTTTTCACAATGCCCCTGAACGATAACGATGTTGATGACAGGGAAGAAAAAGTGTTGGGAAAATCGTTGTTGGGAGAGCAGGTCTCCGCAGAACAAGAATCTCGGCTACACGGTGAAGACGTGCTCTCGGGGACAGAAATGCAAGAATTGGATTTGACGTAA